Genomic window (Pradoshia sp. D12):
TAAGCGGAAGATCCTTCTCTATTGAAAAACATCTTTAAAAGGAGTCTGTTGCATTGGATTATCATTCTAAGCCTTTCACCTTCTATCAAGTAAGCCTCCTTGAATAATATAGTTAGGAAAAACTATAACATAAAACTAATGATAATATAAAATGAAACCACTTATGAATATAATAAACCTCATCTAAAAGTTCAAAAAACTTTCACATATTTTATTAAAATAACATCCTTTGAGTACTAAACAATCCTAATAAAAAGGCAATAAACCTTTATTTGTTTATAATTTAGATAATCCTATAAAAATATCCATTTCAAAATTATTATTGGGTTTATAGTTTTTTGTATACGTAAATGCAAATATATAACTCTACAGAATCTTTAGCAGCACTCTAAAAATATTTTTATACTGTGTAGATGTAAACTCTAGGTCTAAACAATCCACCCTTATATATAGTATTCTTATCAGTCGGTTTAATTTCGAAGTTTTTTTAAAAATAAAGGATTTACTTGTGTTACTACCGAATTAAACAATAATATACCTGAAGTCAATGTATATATTTTATATAAGCGAGGTTGAAGATGGAGACTAACGAAAAAGAATTACTTCTTAAGCAAATAAATGATTTAACCGAGAAAGTCAGGGAGTTGGAAGCTAAGGACCGTAAAGTTTCAGTCCCGATGATCGCTTCCATCATACCCGACACATTACTTGTTCCTTTAACTTTTGATGTTTCAGTAGCCTACTTTGATCAGGTTATTCAAATCATATTAAATTATGTAAACAACTCAGAAATCGATTCCATTGTACTTGATTTTTCCGGTTTCGTTCTAAAAGATTGTGATAATTTAGAACTGATGGGTGAGAATATAGGAAACTTAATATCCTCCTTAAAAGTGATGGGAATACAAGTCCTTGTTGTAGGATTATCACCAGAATTTGTAAAAGACTTAGTCTCTTCCCAATTACCTTTTACCAATTCACTACATGCATTCTCAACCTTTAAAACAGCACTGGAATGTTTAATGAAAGAAAAGGGTCTTATTATGGTAAAGGAATCACTGAAATAGATCGAGATTTCAGTGATATGGAATTTAACACCCTATAACATTTTCCGTAATAAACAAAATCATATTTATTAATTTAGAATATTAATTGGTTAATAAAGTTGACCTTTAGTAATAAAATTATTATAATTATAAAGTATCTTACATAAGTCCCAGTAGCTCAGCAGGATAGAGCAACAGTTTCCTAAACTGTAGGTCGGAGGTTCGAATCCTCTCTGGGACGTACGAAAAGCCTTGATTTATCAAGGCTTTTTTTTGTGTGTAAAGTAGCTGTCTAACGTTTGCCGATAATCTGCCGAAAACAATAGATGAGATTATACATTTTGAAATATTTCTAGTGGTGTCCCAATGTCGGTTGGTCGGGCAGCCCCCCAACTTATTACTTTTATGCTTACATATATAAGTAGGTACATTTCCTTCAAATTTCTCGCTATTATAAAAAACAAAGTTCATATTCATCACTTTTATTTACATCCTTCTTGAAGAAATTCTGGAAATAGGACCATGCTGCATGAATTTTTCGTTATTTAATTTAGCAGAACATAAATTTACATATTTGAATACGATGGTGTATGACTAAAACCACAAATTAAGTTGGTGATTCAAATAGAAACCAAAACACAGATTACAACAGGTGCAATGTGGGTAGGCGCGTTTGGCAGAATTGTAACTGCTATTGGGAATACACCACCTATATCACTCGATAATAAGGCCTCATCTGATATCAATTTAATTGGTTACAATCTTCAGCTTGCGGCTACGACAGTCCTGGTTGACACTGAGAGCGTCCTGACACTAAATAAAGTTGGTAATATAATTCAGGCGGGCGGCTTGTCTGCGGAAGTGGCCGGTTATATCCTTCCATTTAGTGATTCAAATGCACAACAAACCGTATTCAATATAGGAAATGAAGGACAAGCATTGGGCACGGTTTTGTCTTTTATGTATTCATTGGAAAGAATCACTAAACTTGCTAATCTATATAATGCATTCGGAGGTTTGTTACAAACCATTGGGATTAATATGTTAGTAATAGCGGGATTTTTACCATCAACCAGTCTTAAGAGACAGCAATTCAATTCCATAGGCAGCTGGATACAAGCTATTGGTGCTATCATCCAAGCAATCGCTCAAACAATAAGTGAGTCGGATCTTTCCAAATTTCAAACCGTTAATTCAGTTGTATACTATAAATAGATAAAATTGCATTTCTTTATAAATAGAGGCGTTCCAAAAAGTCATGTTGACGATTTATTGGAACTCCTTTTTTATTTGGTGGAATATTACAATTCATATATTAATCATTTGAAAAAAGACATCTGTAATCACAATGGCATCCAGATTATATACTCTTGGAACTTCTTTAATCTTTGGGCATATATTGTTTAACTTACTTTATAGATCAAAGGGGAAAAGATATGGCAAACACTATAAAACAATATGGGCATGCTCTTCAATTAGCCGGCGGTAACTTAGTCTATATATCAAATAAAATCTATCCACAGTTTGCTGATAATGGTTTAATCATAAACCCAGAACAATACTATATAGATTTAAAAAATGCAGTAAATGTTGCACAGACTAGCGTTCTTTGTTTAGAAAATACAATTCCTCCCTCATTTTTAGTCATTGAACATACTCAACTAGTATCATCCTTCCAAGGGATTCTAAATTGCCTAAACAACGTATTTAACACTGATAGTATGGATCATTTATTTGAATTAAATGAAATAGAACTTGAGAAAGATTTTTCATCATTAAAAAGAATTCAAGAGGATTTAAATCAAACTACATTAAAAGTTATGGAGAAAATCAGGCTACAATCAAGTAGGTGATTAGAGTTGATTAAAAAGGACTCAGAGAATCAATTTATCGAATCTTTGCCTGTTGAATTTGGAGATAAGGTTGATTTATTTGGCCAAATGATTGTCACAATAGGTAACCTTCTTACAGTTCTCGGCATCAGCTTTGAGGCAAGCGAAGTTGAGGAAATTGAAGAAGAAGAGCAATTAGAAAATACGGCAGATTCTTCTCTTCCCCCTGACCAGGCCAATGAATCCAACTTAGGTTTTATCCTTGCATTAATTGGAGCAAGTACTATAACAATTGGTGATTTAGTATCTATTGGCGGTACTTTTCTGGATATAAAACAATCAGAATTAAATGAAAAGAATGAGCAAACATACAGGGAAGAACAAAACAAACAATTTAAAAAAATCGAGAACCAGATTACCCTATTGCAAAATGATGTGAATGCTTTATTTTCGTTAGTTAATTCATTAAAAAATGAAGTTAGTCATATACAAAATTTTTTATATGCTAGATATAATTAAATGTATTTCCACACGTTTCTTTATCTCAATGGGATATATCCTATATCCTCACAATCGAATCAGCTATATACTTATCTTTATAATTTCAGATAGTACCATACAATAAGCTCCACATGTTTTTGAGCATAGTTGTGAGTAAATTGCAATTAATAGTCTGTGCATATATCCATAAATAATTTTTATATTTCTCATTAATAAAAACGTCCTATAAATGCCTAGGACGTTCCTATTCATTATGCTTCTGCTGACTTTCGTTTCGTAAGAACGAATATAAAATATAGTTGGCAAAGCGATTAAATCTTTTTTGCTTGATGACCACACCCTATGAATACTTTGTAGTTATTCGTTACTCTATTGCTTCACGTTTAATCACCGATTTAATCGCTTTTTCAATTTCAGCGTAGCCCGTACATCGACATATATTCCTTATATAGAAAAAGGCCAATCCATTCATGAATGGCACCCATTTTGTTAAAAATAAACTCATTTTATAATCGCTAACTTAAAACCTACGGAAAAATTTATAATAATTCCCTTTTAACTAACACTCATGATCAAAGCCAAATAGCTTGAAAGGACAAAGAAGATACTAAGCACTAATGTGATCATTGATGAAGCTTTTTTAATAAACGCATAAAATAGCAAGGCTAAAAATAGAAAAGCAATAGTAATAAGTAAGATACTGATTGAATTTACACTCATCTGAACATCCATTCCTGAATAATACTGACCTTGATAAAAGAGTTCGAATAGAAAAGATAATCCTTCATGTTCCAATGTACCTGCACTTGGCGGTGATTGCTGGCTCATTGCAGCAGTTGCCGAAAAAATCAGTAGTGCTACTATACTTTCGGCTTTCACCCAGGGAACTGGATTAAAGGTTTCGTCCTCCCTTAACCTCCGTCGAATGAGTATGCCATTAACGAAAGCGTAGGCAAGCAGCACCATAATAAGAATATGTTTTATCAATAAAAATTGTCCATAATCAACCATCCAAGAATTTAGATATTGCGATAGATCTATAACAAATGTCATAAGGACTATTCCTGAAGCAGCTGTCACTAGGACACAACTAATTGCGATTGGGGTAAACCATCGCAAAAACTGCAGCCAATTCTCTTGATTTTTTGAGAACCAACTTATAACAAATAGAATACCAACCCAGACCGTTACAGCAGTAACATGCACAAAATGAGTTAAAAAACCGATGATCTGTTCCGATGTACGTGCATGACTGGACCAAGCAAGGCCCATAATCAAAAGAATGGTTAAAATACATCCAATCCAAGAGTATTTAGAATCTTCTCTTTGGTGAAATTTAACAATAAACAGGAGTAAAATTAACATCACAATAGTTGTAAAAATCCATGCCTTGCCAATTTCGAACGTTAATAGTACCGTTTGTATTCTCCCCTGCCAGTCTACTCTTTGCTGTAAGTTCAAGATTCGAATGAGTACGGGTGAAAAAGAAAATAATCCAACACCAATGGCAGCTAAGATCATATATTTCTTTCCTACAGATATGCTAGGCCGATGATGGTTTGGAACAATGGATAGAATAAAACTGCCCATTAATATGGAAAGACAAAGATATAGGGCAACTTCGCTAAAAATTACAGAGGACATTGTTTATTTTTTTCTCCTTAATGCAATAAAGGTGATTATAATAGTGACTATTAAAACACCGATAATAATAGGAACGAGATTGGATGATATATCATTTTCTGTTTGATCATTAGCAACATTTTCATTCGAATCCTGTTCATTTAAACCATCTTGATTTCCTTCATGATTTTCTACATTTTTACTCACTTGTTCTTCCTCATCGTTATTAGCTAGTGGAGATTCAGTCTCAGCAATTTTCACCTCGAATGAAAACTCCCCTTCCATTTGATGGCCATCTGCACTAATAATATTCCAATCAACAACATAATTTCCATTTATCAAACTAACAGGAATTGTTCCTGTAATTTCAGTGTCCGTGATCGTAATATTTTCAACTGAAACAGCTTGTTCCTTGGAATCCAATAGTTTAAAAGTACTGCCTTGTTCAATTTTCCCACTAAATATTAATGTTATTTCACGTAACTCTTCTGAAATAACTTCTCCGTCACTAGGTGTAGAACTCTCTAAATGAGAATGCGCAAAAGCATCAGGTACAAAAGAAACCATTAACAGTACTGCGATGATTAGTATAATTTTCTTCAAAACATTTCCCCCTGTTCGTAATTTCTTGAAATCAATTCTAATTATTGCAAAGTTTACATGTATCCCAAATAATAAGATAAGCGTATTCAGACTTATTTGTAAATTATAGATTACAATAGGTTTGATAATTTAAGGAACCCCTCACTATAATATAGGAAATAAAGAAAACAAAGAAGTCATTTACCTTTATTTAGAAGTCACACAATTAACAAGGAGATTATAAACTATGAAATATATTTGCCCCGTATACGGTCATAAAGGGCTTGATGAACCCGCTTATTATGATTCCAAACAGTTACAAGTGGGTTCTTTTGAAATATGTTCTTGTTGCCGGTTCGAATATGGTGTAGATGATGATGTGGAATTGGAAAGCGGAGAATTTTTACCCGTAAGAGATGTACACAATATCTATCGTACAGTGTGGCTGAATTTAGACGCACATGTCGCCTCACCTTATTACTATCCAACTTACTGCCAAGAGAACGGGAAAGTGAAGCCAGAACATTTAGAAAAGCAATTAAAGAATATAGGTATAAACACATTTGGAAGACCGATACATGAAGTATAAAGTTAACCATATTGATTTTGCTGAAACAAAAAAAACAGGAACACTGTTCCTGTTTTTTAAGTACAAGCTGCTATCAATCCATATAGCGATATTCCCTTAAACTATTTAATATTGAAATTTCCTGAATTATTTTCTCTCCAATATTGGTTTCTCTAACCTTTTTCCGTTTTAATTCTTTATCTACCAATCTTTTTATTGATAAAACATCTGTCCCGTTAAGTAAGACATCTTCCTTTGAATTAAAATGCTTATGGGCGACCAATTGCATACCGTAAGAATTATATAGCAATGTATATCCTGCTATGCCTGTAGTTGATTGGTATGCTTTGGAGAAACCTCCATCAATTACGATCATTTTTCCATTTGCCTTAACTGGATTTTCTCCCTCTATTTCTTTAACTGGTGTATGGCCATTTATGATATGACCTGTGTCAGGATCCAGATCAAAATCAGCTAGTATTTTGCGACAAATTTCTTCATTCTCGCGTAAATGATAGTATGGATTCTTTCTTTCTTTATGGGTTGACTTGTCCTTAATAAAGTACCTCTCAAAAGTTGTCATTTCTCTTTTTCCAAAGAGTGACGAATATTCTCCCGTCCATAAATACCAGACCATATCCGTCGCAAGATCACCCGACTCTTCAGGATGTGCAAAAGAATAACGTAAATATTGCTCAAAAACATCAAGTAACTCACGACCTGAATAGGTGTTATTATCGACGGTCATCTTCTCCATATTTCCTTCTTCATCTAAAGGAATACACCCATGTATTAATAGGTTCCCGTTATATTTTAAATAAAGGCTTCCTTTCTTCATAAGGAAATTCATATGTCTCGCGAGCTTTTCTGAATTCTGAACTGAGAATAATAACTTTTCCATAACCTGCTGTTCTTCCTCTAATAACTGTTCAGGCTGTTCGGGATTAACCGTGGCAAAGCAAGTGTTTTCAAGAGGGTAAGTCTCCCCATAAATCGTTATTTCATTTTTATCATAATCAATTTTCTCTAATAAAAGCCTATCTGACATATTAAAGCACGGACGTCTCTTTATTATAGGCATTTCGAGTTTGAATTGAATCATCGCAATTGCTTGATGAATTTTCGTTATTTGTAATTTTTCATGACTAGATAGTTTCTGATCTGAATGTACCTTTGGTCTGAAAGCCGGATTGTCATCATAGTATTTCTCAGCCAGAGTTAACAAAGGCCTCAAATTGATTCCATACACATCTTCAATAATATCGAGATTGTCATACCTTGCACAAATACGAATAATATTAGCAAGACAAACCAATGAACCAGAATAAGCACCTAGCCAAAGTACATCGTGGTTACCCCACTGAATATCAACCGAATGATAATTGATTAGAGTTTCCATGATTTTATCAGGTTCAGGTCCACGGTCATATATATCGCCAACAACATGAAGATGATCGACAACCAATCTCTGAGTTGTATAGGCAAGACCTGTTATGAGTTTATCAGCTTGGCCTAAGGAGATGATTTGCTCAACAATTTCATTATAATATTTTTCCTTATTTGCTTGATTCGTTTTGTACAGCAGTTCTTCGATAATAAATTCAAACTGCTTTGGCAATGCTTTTCTTAATTTCGAACGGGTATATTTGGATGAAGCATGAGAAATAAGTCTCATCATCCGCTCAATAATAACGATATACCATTGATTCAATTCTTCTTTATTATCAAATTGATTTTTAATTAACTTTAATTTCTCTTCAGGATAATAAACTAATGTCGCAAATTCATTAATTTCTTTTTCTAATAAAACATCTTGAAACAAGTCTTTGATTTTTTGTTTTACATTCCCGGAACCGTTTCTCAGTACATGTTGAAAAGCTTGATACTCCCCATGTAAATCACTGACAAAATGTTCTGTCCCCTTCGGTAGGTTAAGGATGGCTTCCAAATTAATAATTTCTGTTACTACTTTTTCTTCACAATCATATTTTTGGACGAGTAAGTCCAGGTATTTTGAATTCAAATATAAGTATCCCCTTTCGATATTTCTATCAATCTAATCGATTGGATCTAATTAATAAAAGGGGAAAGCGAATGCATTTGTAAATTCCCCGAATTAGCGAATATAGTAATTTAATTATAATTTATTTAACCAATAGTTGAATACAGATTTTTTAAATTTCTAATAGTAAAACCGTCACTGGTTTGCAATAATAACTTTGACCGGGATAAGTTTTTTAAGAATGAATAATTCTATTTCACTATTGGTAAAAATCATGCTCAATTCATTAACCATTCTCTTATCTGTAATGATATTAACTATTGCAAAAGTAATAAAAAATATCATACCTGATATTCTTTTTAAAGGGAGAGCTTGTTGCCGTTACACCTCTATGATAAAGTATATAATAATTATTTGAAAATTGAAAATTATGGAGGCTGAGTAGATGGTAAACAATCTGTTGCAGGTACTTAATATCTTGAAATCTAAGGAGTGGGTGGACCTCACTCATACATTTGGACCAGATTCCCCTCATTTCTTTATGTTTGATGACGCACAGATTGATACTTTATTTACTCATGAAGACGGATTCATGGCACAGCGTTATTCGTTCGCTGGTCAATATGGAACCCATATTGATCCTCCCATTCATTTCGTGCCAGACACCCGGTATTTGGACGAATTGGAACTAAAGGAGCTTGTGTTGCCCTTGATTGTGATTGACAAATCAAAAGAGGCGGCGAAGAATCCTGATTTCACACTCACCATCCATGATATTTTAGATTTTGAAACAGAACACGGAACAATTGAGGCAAATACATTTGTGGCTTTGCGCACCGACTGGAGCAAGCGCTGGCCAGACAAAGAGGCCTTCTCCAACAAAGATGAGGAAGGCCATAATCATATCCCTGGCTGGGGCTATGAAGCGTTGAAATTTTTGTTTGAAGAACGAAGAATCAAAGCTATTGGCCATGAAACCTTTGACACCGATTCAGCTATTGACTTCCGTAAAAATGGGGAACTTAGAGGCGAATATTATGTACTTTCTCAGGATACGTATCAAATTGAACTCATGAAAAACCTGGACAAGTTGCCTCCTAAAGGAGCTATCATCTTTAATATCGTACCGAAACCTGAAAAAGCGTCAGGCTTCCCAGTACGTTCGTTCTCTATTTTGCCTTGATAGGACAAATATAAAAAAGGAGTTGCTATGCACCTCCTTTCTTCTTGAGCAATTTTTAGTAAATAAATCTTATATAGTGTCTCTGGAATAATTGAATCGTTCTGCCTTCTCCCTGAAACGTATGATGTCAGCAAAGCTTGATTTTGTAATCTTGAAGTCGTGCGAAATAAAAATTCTTCAAACAAACAACAACTCATAAATCTCATTTAAATGCTTGGATCGTTCTTCGTCCTGCTCTTGGTTTGAATAAGCAATGGCATTTTGTAAAACCCTATTTAGGTAGTGACTTTCACCCACTGATAAATCTCTGACAAACTGTTCTCCGCTGTCGTAATTTCCGTCAGAAATCATATTATAAATATGCTTGCCAACTTTGCTGTCCTCCGTATGTGCTGATAAAATTTCCTTCACATATCCTAATGACTGGTTCATAAAGTACACTCCTTAATGAATAGTAGTTATTCCTTTATTCTTTACAGGAGAGAACAAATCATACCAGCATTTACCGATTCATCCTTAGATTTATAAAGCAACCGCAATAAAAAAGCCTAAACCATATCCTTGATGGTTTAGACTTCTCCCCTACCTATCCACTATTAGTTATTAGATACTCTCTCTTGAATCATTTCTCTCAATTTAGCCTTTAGAAATTTACCAACGGAGGTTTTCGGGATTTCATCCATAAAGATGATTTCATCTGGAATCCACCATTTTGCAAATTGCGGCTTAAGGAAGCTTTGAATCTCTTCTTCGGTAACCTTTCCATCAAATTCAGGCTTAAGAACTACACACCCGACCGGTCTTTCCTGCCATTCGGGATGCGGTATGGCTACGACACTTGCTTCAAATATCGCCTCATGAGCCATTAAGGCGTTTTCCAGATCAACAGATGAAATCCATTCACCGCCGCTCTTAATTAAATCCTTTGTTCGATCGACCAGCTTGATTGTGCCCTCTTCATCTACAGTTGCTATATCTCCAGTCAACAGCCATCCGTCTTTAAATGCCTCAGCAGTCCGTTCATCACGATAATATTCATCTGCAATCCAGTTGCCCCGTAACATCAGCTCACCCATATCCAATCCGTTCCAGTTCACTTCTCCTTCAGAGCCGACCACTTTCATTTCCAGGCCTGGTACAAGCAAGCCTTGCTTAGCTCTAATATCGAGCAGCTCTTCTTCCGGTAAGTCTAACTGATAGCTTTTCAGACGTGATACAGTTGCCAATGGTGCCGTTTCTGTCATTCCATAAGCATGTAGGAATGGTATTTTATATTTAATTTCAAATTGCTTAATCAATCCTTTTGGTGCAGCCGAGCCACCGCATAAAATAAATTCCAATGTGCTGGTATCATATGTACCTTTTTCAAGCTCCTGCAGGAGACCTAACCAAATTGTCGGCACACCAGCTGTTTTTGTCACACCTTCTGATTGGATAAATTCGGCTAATAATTTAGGATTAAATTGAGGTCCAGGCAGAACCTGAGTTGCTCCAAACCAGGTGGCCGCAAATGGCAATCCCCAGGCATTCACATGAAACATTGGCACAACAGGCATGACCACATCACGTTCAGAAACAGCTGTTGTATCTGCTAGGCCGAGTGCGAAGCTATGCAGCACAATCCCCCGGTGCGAATACAATACACCTTTTGGATTCCCAGTTGTTGCTGATGTATAGCACATTCCTGCTATTTCATTTTCATCTAAATCATTTATAAATGGAGTTTTCGGGTTGCCGACTGCTAGAAGTTCTTCATATGAATATGCGGGTTTAAGACTTGTTGAGGGTATTTCTGTCTGATCCGTCATAATGATATAGGCCTTGACGGTTGTCAGCGCTGGGGCGATTTTTTCTATTAGGGGTACAATATCTTCATCAATCAATAGTACCTTGTCTTCTGCATGATTAATAATATAGGTAATATGTTCTGCGGATAAACGAATATTAATGGTATGGACAACAGCTCCAATGCCAGGTACTGCAAAATATGCTTCGAGATGGCGATGGTGATTCCACGCCAGCGTACCGACTTTATCACCTCTTGATACATTCATTTTCTGGAGTACATCCGCCAGCCTTCTTGTCCTTTCACCGATCTCTTTGTACGTTAATCGCTGCACCTTATCATGAGTCCTTGATACCACTTCTTTCTTCGGAAATACTTTTTCAGCTCTTTCCAGCAAAGAATGTACAGTTAATGGCACGTGCATCATCATTATTACCCCTTCCTCCTATTAATTGAATATAGTACTCTTAAATCTCACCTGACCTTGAGTCCAATGCTAATTCACTTTCCCCCATTAAAGTCCAAGGTTCTTAGCAATGATCGTCTTCATAATTTCATTTGTACCGGCATAAATACTGGCAACCGGGGTATCCCTGAATCGTCTGGCAATCTTGTATTCTTCCATGTAGCCATATCCACCGTGTAGCTGCATGCATTCAACCGAGATGCGTTTAGACATATCTGTTAATTTCCACTTGGCCATTGAGACTTCTGCTACTATATTCTTCCCGGCTATATGATCTGCAATTAATTGATCAAGAAATACTCTTCCCATTTTTATGTCGGATGCGATTTCAGCCAGCTTAAACTTCGTATTTTGAAAATCACTGATTGATTTTCCGAATGCTTTCCTTGACTTAACATAATCGAGCGTCATCTGAAGCATATCCTCAGCAGCAACCTGAGCTGAAATAGCTACGATTAACCGTTCCTGCTGGAGCTTATCCATCATATACATAAAGCCTTTCCCTGCTTCTCCCAACAAATTTCCCTTTGGTACGATACAATCCTCAAATAGGAGCTCCGCTGTATCCTGGCAATGCATACCCACTTTTTCTAGTTTACGTCCTCTTGAGAAGCCTTCCATATCTCTTTCGACAACAAGCAGGCTTATTCCTTTATGCTTGGGTATAGCATGTAAATCCGTTTTACAAGCTACAATGATGAGGTCTGCGTGGATTCCGTTCGTAATGAAGGTCTTCTGTCCATTTAAAATATAATGGTCCTCTTTTAATTCTGCGTATGTAGATAAGGAAGCAAGATCAGAGCCTGCACCTGGTTCTGTCATGGCAATAGCTGTGATGATTTCCCCGCTGACACATTTGGGAAGCCATTTCTCCTTTTGTTCTTTCGTACCATAGGCGTTAATATACGGCACAACAATATCATTATGGAGACCAATCCCGATTGTACCGGAACCAAGGCGCTCGAGTTCTTCATTAATGACAACTGATATACCCCAATCCGTTTCCAAGCCGCCATATTGCTCTGGTAAATCCGGGCATAAATATCCCTCTTGACCAAGCTTGGACCAAAATTCTCTTGGAATCAGTTTCTCTTTCTCCCACTGGTCATAGTATGGATACGCCTCTTTTTTTAGAAACTTTCTAAAGGATTTTCTAAATATGTCATGCTCTTCATTTAAATAAGGATGCATCTTTTATTTCCTCCTATATGTATGTAAGCGCTTAAATAATTTCTTATGCTTTTTATATTAGCGACCAATATGTATAAAGTCACGAACATTTTTATAATTTTCTAAAAATACGTAACAGTCCCAGTCAATTGATGAATAGACTGATTATAAGCTAATCATTTTAAATAATAAAAAAAGAGGCCTAAGCCTCTTTTCATACTTTTATTGAACGTAGGCAATAATGCCTTCCTCGTCATCTAATTCAAGTTCAATAGCTGCAGCAAATGGATCCATATTCAGCTCATGCTCAATATAAAAACGCAGTGCTTCAATCATGTTTGCGGTGATTAGAATTTGGGATCTTCCATTAACATGTGCTTCTGCGGAGAACCCATATTTATCGTCATACAATAATTCAATTTCAACTTGTTCAGGATTGACTTGCTTTTTAGCTGCGATATAAACACAAAGTGAATTAATAATCTCATTCTCTGAAATTTTTATTGTCTCCACGTTCCGTCAACCTCTTTTCGTGGACGGTTACTACGTGTAAAGATTTTTTTGATTAAAGCAACAATCAGCAAAATTGCAAGTACATTCAATAATAAACCAAGTACGGATCCCATGGCACCCATATTAGCTAGCAAACCGCCGAATAATAAACCGGCAATACCGCCAAGCATCATACTTTTCATGAATCCACCTTTATTAAATGAATTTGTTTTAGTTGCTTTGGCATTGCTGTTTGTTGTTGATTTTTGCTTATTAACTGTTGAATTGTTTTGGTTGAAATTAGATTGGTTATTATTTGAATTGAACGATTTTTTACCTGAACGGTATGATTTTGCACTAACCTCGTGTGAAGTTCCTACAAACGCATGTTCAGCCACCGGTGCA
Coding sequences:
- a CDS encoding DUF6944 family repetitive protein; protein product: MIQIETKTQITTGAMWVGAFGRIVTAIGNTPPISLDNKASSDINLIGYNLQLAATTVLVDTESVLTLNKVGNIIQAGGLSAEVAGYILPFSDSNAQQTVFNIGNEGQALGTVLSFMYSLERITKLANLYNAFGGLLQTIGINMLVIAGFLPSTSLKRQQFNSIGSWIQAIGAIIQAIAQTISESDLSKFQTVNSVVYYK
- a CDS encoding copper resistance D family protein, producing the protein MSSVIFSEVALYLCLSILMGSFILSIVPNHHRPSISVGKKYMILAAIGVGLFSFSPVLIRILNLQQRVDWQGRIQTVLLTFEIGKAWIFTTIVMLILLLFIVKFHQREDSKYSWIGCILTILLIMGLAWSSHARTSEQIIGFLTHFVHVTAVTVWVGILFVISWFSKNQENWLQFLRWFTPIAISCVLVTAASGIVLMTFVIDLSQYLNSWMVDYGQFLLIKHILIMVLLAYAFVNGILIRRRLREDETFNPVPWVKAESIVALLIFSATAAMSQQSPPSAGTLEHEGLSFLFELFYQGQYYSGMDVQMSVNSISILLITIAFLFLALLFYAFIKKASSMITLVLSIFFVLSSYLALIMSVS
- a CDS encoding copper resistance protein CopC, yielding MKKIILIIAVLLMVSFVPDAFAHSHLESSTPSDGEVISEELREITLIFSGKIEQGSTFKLLDSKEQAVSVENITITDTEITGTIPVSLINGNYVVDWNIISADGHQMEGEFSFEVKIAETESPLANNDEEEQVSKNVENHEGNQDGLNEQDSNENVANDQTENDISSNLVPIIIGVLIVTIIITFIALRRKK
- the fbp gene encoding fructose-1,6-bisphosphatase; amino-acid sequence: MNSKYLDLLVQKYDCEEKVVTEIINLEAILNLPKGTEHFVSDLHGEYQAFQHVLRNGSGNVKQKIKDLFQDVLLEKEINEFATLVYYPEEKLKLIKNQFDNKEELNQWYIVIIERMMRLISHASSKYTRSKLRKALPKQFEFIIEELLYKTNQANKEKYYNEIVEQIISLGQADKLITGLAYTTQRLVVDHLHVVGDIYDRGPEPDKIMETLINYHSVDIQWGNHDVLWLGAYSGSLVCLANIIRICARYDNLDIIEDVYGINLRPLLTLAEKYYDDNPAFRPKVHSDQKLSSHEKLQITKIHQAIAMIQFKLEMPIIKRRPCFNMSDRLLLEKIDYDKNEITIYGETYPLENTCFATVNPEQPEQLLEEEQQVMEKLLFSVQNSEKLARHMNFLMKKGSLYLKYNGNLLIHGCIPLDEEGNMEKMTVDNNTYSGRELLDVFEQYLRYSFAHPEESGDLATDMVWYLWTGEYSSLFGKREMTTFERYFIKDKSTHKERKNPYYHLRENEEICRKILADFDLDPDTGHIINGHTPVKEIEGENPVKANGKMIVIDGGFSKAYQSTTGIAGYTLLYNSYGMQLVAHKHFNSKEDVLLNGTDVLSIKRLVDKELKRKKVRETNIGEKIIQEISILNSLREYRYMD
- a CDS encoding cyclase family protein, with translation MVNNLLQVLNILKSKEWVDLTHTFGPDSPHFFMFDDAQIDTLFTHEDGFMAQRYSFAGQYGTHIDPPIHFVPDTRYLDELELKELVLPLIVIDKSKEAAKNPDFTLTIHDILDFETEHGTIEANTFVALRTDWSKRWPDKEAFSNKDEEGHNHIPGWGYEALKFLFEERRIKAIGHETFDTDSAIDFRKNGELRGEYYVLSQDTYQIELMKNLDKLPPKGAIIFNIVPKPEKASGFPVRSFSILP
- a CDS encoding sigma-G-dependent sporulation-specific acid-soluble spore protein CsgA, encoding MNQSLGYVKEILSAHTEDSKVGKHIYNMISDGNYDSGEQFVRDLSVGESHYLNRVLQNAIAYSNQEQDEERSKHLNEIYELLFV